One Silurus meridionalis isolate SWU-2019-XX chromosome 10, ASM1480568v1, whole genome shotgun sequence genomic window carries:
- the acsl1b gene encoding long-chain-fatty-acid--CoA ligase 1b, with protein sequence MQAQELLKQLRVPELAEVRDYIRSLSTGTLVGMGAFAALTTYWYTTRPKALKPPCDLHMQSVEVPGGEFARRSVVVDADKLLSFYYDDATTMYEIFTRGLRVSNNGPCLGSRKPKQPYEWLSYSEVAERAENLGSALMHKGHSKTQDQYIGIFAQNRPEWTISELACYTYSLVSVPLYDTLGTEAIDYIIEKTGISTVVCDVLAKARLLLDCVAGKQHSLKTLIVMEEFDSELVAQAQKCGVDVMSLKDAEALGKAHRQQPAPPKPDDVAIICFTSGTTGSPKGAILTHRNIVSNVSGFIKITETSCPLSPSDSHISYLPLAHMFERVVQGVMLIHGARIGFFKGDIRCLMDDLLALRPTVFPVVPRLLNRMFDKIFGQANTPLKRGILGFAFRRKEAELMSGIMRRNSLWDKVIFKKVQASVGGKVRLMLTGAAPVSAPVLTFLRAAMGCQFYEGYGQTECTAGCTVTLSGDWSAGHVGPPLPCNIMKLVDVAEMNYLAMNGEGEVCVKGPNVFKGYLKDPEKTEEAIDQDGWLHTGDIGRWLPNGTLKIVDRKKHIFKLAQGEYIAPEKIENIYIRSEAVVQAFVHGDSLQACLVAIIVPDPDFLPGWAKKRGFHGSYEELCSSKEVKNAILEDIVKLGKESGLKSFEQVKDIALHTEMFSIQNGLLTPTLKAKRADLRNHFRQQIDQLYSNIHM encoded by the exons ATGCAGGCCCAGGAGCTGTTGAAGCAGCTGCGTGTGCCTGAGCTGGCCGAGGTGAGGGATTACATCCGCAGCCTGTCCACCGGCACACTGGTGGGCATGGGGGCCTTCGCAGCACTCACTACCTACTGGTACACCACTCGACCTAAAGCTCTCAAACCACCTTGTGATCTGCACATGCAGTCCGTTGAGGTCCCG GGAGGAGAGTTTGCTCGTAGGTCAGTGGTAGTAGACGCTGACAAGCTCCTGTCTTTTTACTATGATGATGCTACGACAATGTACGAGATCTTTACAAGGGGCTTACGCGTGTCAA ATAATGGACCTTGCTTAGGCTCCAGAAAGCCAAAGCAGCCGTATGAGTGGCTCTCCTATTCGGAG GTTGCAGAGAGAGCTGAGAACCTGGGCTCAGCACTGATGCACAAAGGTCACTCCAAAACCCAGGACCAGTACATCGGCATTTTTGCTCAGAACAGACCTGAG tgGACCATCTCAGAGCTAGCATGCTACACATACTCTCTGGTATCAGTGCCTCTGTATGACACACTTGGGACTGAGGCCATCGATTACATCATTGAAAAGA CCGGCATCTCCACAGTGGTGTGTGACGTTCTGGCGAAGGCTCGTCTACTCCTCGACTGCGTGGCTGGCAAACAACACTCCCTGAAAACCCTGATCGTGATGGAGGAGTTTGATTCGGAGCTGGTGGCTCAAGCACAGAAATGTGGTGTGGACGTAATGAGCCTGAAAGATGCAGAG GCTCTTGGAAAAGCTCATCGGCAGCAGCCTGCA cCCCCTAAGCCTGATGACGTTGCTATTATTTGCTTTACTAGTGGAACCACAG gaagCCCAAAAGGGGCAATTCTTACCCACAGAAACATTGTGTCCAATGTTTCTGGCTTTATCAAGATAACAGAG ACCAGCTGTCCTTTAAGTCCCAGCGACTCGCACATTTCTTACCTGCCCCTTGCACACATGTTTGAACGAGTCGTGCAG GGTGTGATGCTAATTCACGGGGCTCGCATTGGCTTTTTCAAGGGAGATATCCGCTGCCTCATGGATGACCTTTTGGCTTTGCGGCCTACTGTCTTTCCGGTTGTGCCACGTTTGCTCAACCGAATGTTCGATAAG ATCTTTGGGCAGGCTAACACTCCTCTAAAGAGGGGGATTTTGGGATTCGCTTTCCGAAGAAAAGAGGCTGAGCTGATGAGTGGCATTATGAGAAGAAACAGTCTGTGGGACAAAGTTATCTTTAAGAAAGTCCAG GCCAGTGTTGGAGGCAAAGTCCGCTTGATGCTGACTGGTGCTGCTCCTGTGTCAGCTCCTGTGCTCACTTTCCTCCGTGCAGCTATGGGATGCCAG TTTTATGAAGGCTATGGCCAGACCGAGTGCACAGCCGGCTGCACGGTGACGTTATCCGGAGACTGGTCAGCAG GTCATGTCGGACCTCCCCTGCCTTGTAACATTATGAAGTTGGTGGATGTTGCTGAGATGAATTATCTGGCTATGAATGGAGAAGGAGAG GTGTGCGTGAAGGGGCCCAATGTGTTTAAGGGATATCTGAAAGACCCAGAAAAGACAGAGGAGGCCATCGACCAGGATGGTTGGCTCCACACGGGAGATATCGGCAGGTGGCTGCCG AATGGCACTCTGAAGATTGTGGACCGTAAAAAGCACATCTTTAAGCTGGCACAAGGAGAGTACATTGCCCCAGAGAAGATCGAGAATATTTACATCCGGAGTGAAGCTGTGGTTCAGGCTTTTGTGCATGGAGACAGTTTACAG GCCTGCCTCGTAGCCATCATTGTGCCTGATCCGGACTTCCTGCCTGGCTGGGCCAAAAAAAGAGGATTTCACGGCTCATATGAGGAACTCTGCAGCAGCAAG GAAGTGAAAAATGCCATATTGGAGGACATTGTTAAACTTGGCAAAGAAAGTGGTCTGAAGTCTTTCGAACAG GTGAAGGATATTGCTCTACACACAGAGATGTTCTCGATCCAGAATGGCCTCCTGACACCAACACTTAAAGCCAAGCGTGCTGACCTCAGGAACCATTTCAGGCAGCAGATCGACCAGCTCTACTCCAACATCCACATGTGA